The genome window CACGAGTTTGATGGTCGGGCATTTCGCCAGTTTGTTCAGCCCTTCCAGCAGCTTGGCTTTGTCAGCGGCATTATCCGGGTTTTTCAGGTAAAACAGAACGTGGTGAACAAACATTTCTTTTGGAGCCGCTTCGGCTATGCCCACGGCGGGAAGCGTTGCACCCAAGCCTGCCACAACACTACTTTTGACAAATGATCTGCGAGATTGCTCGTTCATAAACGATTTCGATTTGGTCAACGCGGTATTTGTCCGCTTGCAGGAACAAAAATGAACAACAGTACGTCAACAAGCAACCTTCGGGATCGTCTCGCCGGGCGTTTCAGCAAAAAAGGTTTGATTCCTTCCCCCCGATCTACGTCAGAGCTAGCTACTCGTCTACCGTTGCGCTCGTCAATCGCTATGTAAACCGAATAGGCAGTCCGGAACGTTTACAACCCGTCAACTAATAACAACTCAGACACGTTAGAAGAACATGAACCTATCGAACAACAAAATTCTGATTACCGGTGGCGCATCGGGCATTGGCCTGGGCCTTACCGAACGGTTTATCCAGGAAAACAACACCGTCATTATTTGTGGACGACGCGAATCGTTGCTTCGCGATGTAGCCAAGAAATTTCCGTCCGTCATTACAAGAACCTGCGATTTGTCTGATGCCGACGAACGGCAGGCCCTTTACCAGTGGATTGCCACCGAACACAGCGATTTATCGGTGCTGGTTAACAATGCGGGCGTTCAGCAGTGGATGTCGGTTTCGGACGAGGACTTTTTCGAACGGGCCAAACGTGAATTGGCGATCAACGTTGACGCTCCGCTTCACCTTACCTCGTTGTTCATCAACCTGCCCTCGCTAACCTCAATTCTTAACGTAACGTCGGGATTAGCCTTTGTCCCACTGACAAAAGTGCCGGTCTATTCGGCCACGAAAGCGTTTTTCCATTCGTTTACCTTATCTCTGCGAGCTCTCTTGAAAGCGAACGACATTGAGGTGATCGAGATCATTCCGCCCGCGCTCAATACCGATCTGGGTGGCAAGGGTTTACACGATCATGCGCCACCGGTAAGTGATTTTATCGACGCTGTTTTTGACCAGTTAAAACAAGGTAAAACAGAGGTAACCTTCGGTTTCAGCGACGCGATGGTTAACGCAACGCCCGATGACCTGCGGAATACATTCAACAGAATGAATGCAATCAATTAACGGCCATGCAGCACAGCCTGGTCGGTTACGCGCTTAGCATCCGCATGATCACAATTGCGATAGCACACTGATCATAACTGTGCGACTACTAAAAAGTAAGCCGAAACGGGTCTTGAGCGTGTTTGACGGGGTGTATCGTTTTAGCATCTGCGAACTGAACCCATTTCGTTGAATACGCTCTCGATAGCCGTTGGATCGTCATCTGAAAACCAGCGTGCATGGGAGTTATAGTCTGGATCGTTATATTTGTTCGAACACAACGCTTAATCTCCTGGTTTCTCCCATTATGACTCGTTTTTTACGCCCTAAAAAAGCCTTTAACCTGATTATTCTTTTTCTGTTGACTGGTAGTGCTTACGCTCAGACAGTACTGACCATTTCGGGAAATGTAGCCAAACCACTGACGCTACAGGCAGCGGACCTAAAGTCCATGCCGCATGCTATGGTAACCGGCACCGACAAAGATGGAAAGGAACATCAGTACTCGGGTGTTCCGTTGGTCGATTTACTCAAACTGGCCGGGGCCACACTGGGCGGTGAACTTCGCGGGGGAAATCTGACTAAATACGCGGTTGTGAAAGCGGTTGATGGCTACGAAGTTCTGTTCGCCCTCCCCGAAATCGACCCGGAGTTTGCTACCCGAACGATTCTACTGGCCGATAGCGTCGATGGAAGCCCGTTACCCAAAGGGGTGGGCCCCTACCGGGTGATCGTTCCCGGCGAAAAGAAACCAGCTCGCTGGATACGGGAAGTCAAGGCTATTGAGATCAAAAGCAGCCGTTAAGGGCGCTGTTTCGTCTAACCGATTTCCATTTCCAGGCCGTCAATCGCAACTAAATGAAAAAAATCGTTCTTCTCTTTATACTCCTGCCTACCTGTCTACAGGCGCAAAAGCTTCGGGTGGCGGTGGCGGCAAATGCGCAGTTTGTCATGGAGCCACTACGCATCGCCTTTCAGAAGAATTCCGGCGTTGCGGTTGAGTCCATTGTCAGTTCTTCCGGCAAACTAACTACCCAGATTCAACAGGGAGCCCCGTATGATGTGTTTCTGTCAGCGGATATGATGTATCCGGAAACACTACACAAGGAAGGCCTGACGCAAAACGCGCCTACGGTTTACGCGTACGGAACGCTTGTGCTCTGGACAATGGGTAAGTTACCGCTTTCTTCGGATTTGAAGGTCCTTCTCAACCCTTCCGTTCGACACATTGCCCTGGCCAATCCGACGAAAGCGCCCTACGGCGAAGCAGCAATGGCACTGCTTCAGCAAGCGAACCTGCTGGACAAGATTCAGCCCAAAATCGTCAATGGCGAAAGCATTGCGCAGGTCAACCAGTATATTTTATCAGGCGCTGCTGAAATTGGCTTTACGGCCAAATCGGTTGTCCTGGATTCCAGCCTGAAAAACCGGGGTCATTGGATCGAGTTACCGCCCAAAGGCTATTCACCCATTGCGCAGGGCGTTGTTGTGCTGAAACGAACCACTGACCCAAAAGCCTCCCAACAATTTGTTCAGTTTTTGCGTAGCCCAGCCGCCCGGCGTATTTTGCAGCGGTTTGGCTACCGGCTGCCCACCACTTAACTGATTGCATTCGCATATGCCCATTGACTGGGAACCCATCTGGCTTACCTTCGAACTAGCCAGCATTACCACGCTTATTCTACTCTTTATCGGTGTACCACTGGCGGGGTGGCTGGCGCTGAGCCAGTTTCGACTCAAGCCCGTGGTTGAAACGTTCATCAGTCTACCACTGGTGTTACCGCCTTCGGTTGTCGGATTTTATCTGCTGCTGGCTTTCAGCCCGACTAGCTGGCTGGGCGAATGGCTTCTTCACACGGTCAACGTACAATTGGTTTTTTCGTTCGAGGGGCTGGTTTTTGCCTCGCTACTCTATAGTTTGCCGTTCATGGTGCATCCGATCCAGGCGGGCCTCGAAAATCTACCCGCGTCCTGGCGCGAAGCGGCCTACACACTGGGTCAGTCACCGGCCAGAACCCTATGGCGAGTCTTACTGCCCAATTGCAAACCCGCCTTACTGACCGGCATTGTGCTGTCATTTGCCCACACGATCGGTGAATTTGGGCTGGTTTTGATGATCGGTGGTAACCTGCCGGGACAGACTCGCGTGGCGTCCATTGCCATTTATGATGAGGTTGAACTGCTGCATTTCCGGACAGCACACGCCTATGCGGCACTGCTGCTGGGTGTTTCGTTCCTGATTCTGCTGCTCGTTTATGGGATCAACAAACGCGTGACGGTATGATCAAGCTCGACATTAGCATACCGCGCCTGTTTGCCGAAGGCGCTACGGAACTTCAGTTAAACCTAGAGCTGGTGCAGGGTAGTCTAAC of Spirosoma agri contains these proteins:
- a CDS encoding Dabb family protein, giving the protein MNEQSRRSFVKSSVVAGLGATLPAVGIAEAAPKEMFVHHVLFYLKNPDNAADKAKLLEGLNKLAKCPTIKLVHIGTPANTTRDVIERKYAYSWLCFFDSPADEESYQKDPIHDDFRKNYASLWEKVVIYDSIGPKR
- a CDS encoding SDR family oxidoreductase codes for the protein MNLSNNKILITGGASGIGLGLTERFIQENNTVIICGRRESLLRDVAKKFPSVITRTCDLSDADERQALYQWIATEHSDLSVLVNNAGVQQWMSVSDEDFFERAKRELAINVDAPLHLTSLFINLPSLTSILNVTSGLAFVPLTKVPVYSATKAFFHSFTLSLRALLKANDIEVIEIIPPALNTDLGGKGLHDHAPPVSDFIDAVFDQLKQGKTEVTFGFSDAMVNATPDDLRNTFNRMNAIN
- a CDS encoding molybdopterin-dependent oxidoreductase is translated as MTRFLRPKKAFNLIILFLLTGSAYAQTVLTISGNVAKPLTLQAADLKSMPHAMVTGTDKDGKEHQYSGVPLVDLLKLAGATLGGELRGGNLTKYAVVKAVDGYEVLFALPEIDPEFATRTILLADSVDGSPLPKGVGPYRVIVPGEKKPARWIREVKAIEIKSSR
- the modA gene encoding molybdate ABC transporter substrate-binding protein: MKKIVLLFILLPTCLQAQKLRVAVAANAQFVMEPLRIAFQKNSGVAVESIVSSSGKLTTQIQQGAPYDVFLSADMMYPETLHKEGLTQNAPTVYAYGTLVLWTMGKLPLSSDLKVLLNPSVRHIALANPTKAPYGEAAMALLQQANLLDKIQPKIVNGESIAQVNQYILSGAAEIGFTAKSVVLDSSLKNRGHWIELPPKGYSPIAQGVVVLKRTTDPKASQQFVQFLRSPAARRILQRFGYRLPTT
- the modB gene encoding molybdate ABC transporter permease subunit codes for the protein MPIDWEPIWLTFELASITTLILLFIGVPLAGWLALSQFRLKPVVETFISLPLVLPPSVVGFYLLLAFSPTSWLGEWLLHTVNVQLVFSFEGLVFASLLYSLPFMVHPIQAGLENLPASWREAAYTLGQSPARTLWRVLLPNCKPALLTGIVLSFAHTIGEFGLVLMIGGNLPGQTRVASIAIYDEVELLHFRTAHAYAALLLGVSFLILLLVYGINKRVTV